Proteins encoded in a region of the bacterium genome:
- a CDS encoding ABC transporter substrate-binding protein: MRRWGGLLLATTMVVGLMAVAFAQGKGGGTLRAGLDADPPNMDPHRSTAAVDRQVFQNLYDKLVDTDDTLKIVPMLAASWTISPDGKTVTFKLRQGVKFHDGTPFDAEAVKYNFDRMQDPKFPSARRSEVAPVQKVTVVSPDTVALTLDKPYSPLLYVLTDRAGMMVSPAEAQKAGANFALHPVGTGPFMFVEKVPQDHITLKRNPNYWVKGEPLLDTVIYRPFPDDNARVANLKSGDVDIINIVPPPQVKALAEEAKKPGARFRLLEHGAFAWQGIWLNVTKPPFDNKLLRQAFNATIDRNVIANVVLQGSAYPSYSFFPNGTPAYDPTWKIPPRNIALAKEKLQAAGHPNGFEFTLLIVPGEVAGALGQAVQSMAADAGIQVKLQIVEFGTMLHETDTLMHQAALLGWSGRPDPDFDVYPFVTQSGIGSFNDAGYTNPQVQTLLDAARLLNDMTQRRRAYKEVTQTLADDLPYIWLYFPKEYKLISTRVHGYVHVPDGMMRFRTVWLSP; this comes from the coding sequence ATGCGACGATGGGGGGGACTGCTCCTAGCCACAACGATGGTGGTGGGCCTCATGGCCGTGGCCTTTGCCCAGGGGAAGGGCGGGGGAACGCTGCGGGCCGGCCTCGATGCCGATCCGCCGAACATGGATCCCCACCGCTCGACCGCCGCCGTGGATCGGCAGGTCTTTCAGAACCTCTACGACAAACTGGTGGACACCGACGACACCCTCAAGATCGTCCCGATGCTCGCAGCCTCCTGGACGATCAGTCCCGACGGCAAGACCGTCACCTTCAAGCTCCGCCAGGGTGTCAAGTTCCACGACGGGACGCCGTTTGACGCCGAGGCGGTCAAGTACAACTTCGACCGGATGCAGGACCCGAAGTTCCCCTCCGCCCGTCGGAGCGAGGTCGCGCCTGTGCAGAAAGTGACCGTCGTCAGCCCCGACACGGTCGCGCTCACCCTGGACAAGCCCTACAGCCCGCTGCTCTACGTGCTCACCGATCGGGCGGGGATGATGGTCTCGCCCGCGGAGGCGCAGAAGGCGGGGGCGAACTTTGCGCTCCACCCCGTCGGCACCGGGCCGTTCATGTTTGTGGAGAAGGTCCCCCAAGACCACATCACCCTCAAGCGCAATCCCAACTATTGGGTGAAGGGCGAGCCCCTGCTGGACACCGTGATCTACCGCCCGTTTCCCGACGACAACGCCCGCGTCGCAAACTTGAAATCGGGCGACGTCGACATCATCAATATCGTGCCGCCGCCGCAGGTCAAGGCACTGGCGGAGGAGGCGAAGAAGCCCGGCGCCCGGTTTCGGCTGCTCGAGCACGGGGCTTTCGCCTGGCAGGGGATCTGGCTCAACGTGACCAAACCGCCATTCGACAACAAGCTGCTGCGCCAGGCCTTCAACGCGACGATCGACCGGAACGTGATCGCGAACGTCGTCCTCCAGGGCTCGGCGTACCCATCCTACTCATTTTTCCCCAACGGGACCCCGGCGTACGACCCGACGTGGAAGATCCCCCCGCGCAACATCGCGCTGGCGAAGGAGAAGCTTCAGGCCGCGGGGCACCCGAATGGGTTCGAGTTCACGCTGCTGATCGTCCCGGGGGAGGTGGCGGGCGCGCTGGGGCAGGCCGTCCAGTCGATGGCCGCCGACGCCGGGATCCAGGTCAAGCTCCAGATCGTCGAGTTCGGGACGATGCTGCACGAGACCGACACGTTGATGCACCAGGCCGCGCTCCTGGGGTGGAGCGGTCGGCCGGACCCGGACTTCGATGTCTACCCATTTGTCACCCAGTCCGGGATCGGCTCGTTCAACGACGCCGGGTACACGAATCCTCAGGTCCAGACCCTGCTGGACGCCGCGCGCCTGCTCAACGACATGACCCAGCGGCGCCGTGCGTACAAGGAAGTGACGCAGACGCTCGCCGATGACCTGCCGTATATTTGGCTCTACTTTCCGAAGGAGTACAAGCTCATCAGCACGCGGGTGCATGGCTACGTGCATGTCCCCGACGGGATGATGCGGTTTCGGACGGTGTGGCTCTCGCCGTAG
- a CDS encoding methyltransferase, translated as MDTGDRRPSAILLDLVNGFRVSQAIQVAATLGIADLLKNGARSSDDLAAATGTHPRSLYRVLRALASVGVFREDADRRFSLTPVGHCLRSDAPETVAPFAVYIGQAEYRQAWGHLLHSVRTGENTFRHVHGMSLWEYHARNPEAGAIYDHAMTSLSRGVTDAVLSAHDFRQFACVVDVGGGHGALLAAILTKHPSMRGVLFDQPRVVAGAKQVLRAAGVADRCQVVGGDFFEAVPNGGNAYVLKSILHDWEDAQATAILRTCRVAVGPNGTLLVIEREINPPNEGPMAKFSDLNMLVSPGGRERTHDEWAALFAAGGFRLVGATPTEAGPCVIEGVPA; from the coding sequence ATGGACACGGGCGACCGGAGGCCATCCGCTATACTTCTAGACTTGGTCAACGGATTCAGAGTATCGCAGGCCATCCAGGTCGCCGCAACGCTCGGAATCGCCGACCTCTTGAAGAACGGCGCGAGAAGCAGCGATGACCTCGCTGCGGCGACCGGTACCCACCCGCGTTCGCTGTACCGGGTGCTCCGCGCGCTCGCCAGCGTTGGGGTCTTCCGGGAAGACGCGGACCGCCGCTTCTCCTTGACCCCGGTCGGTCACTGCTTACGGTCCGACGCGCCCGAAACAGTCGCTCCGTTTGCTGTCTACATCGGCCAGGCGGAATACAGACAAGCGTGGGGACACCTTCTCCACAGCGTACGGACTGGGGAAAACACCTTCCGCCACGTCCACGGCATGAGCCTGTGGGAGTACCACGCGCGCAATCCAGAGGCAGGGGCAATCTATGACCACGCGATGACAAGTCTGTCCCGCGGCGTTACCGATGCCGTCCTCAGCGCCCACGACTTCAGACAGTTCGCGTGCGTGGTAGACGTGGGTGGGGGGCACGGTGCGCTCCTTGCGGCGATCCTGACCAAGCACCCGTCGATGCGTGGTGTGCTATTCGACCAGCCACGGGTGGTGGCCGGTGCCAAGCAGGTGCTGCGGGCTGCCGGGGTCGCCGATCGCTGCCAGGTCGTTGGCGGGGACTTCTTTGAGGCCGTCCCTAACGGCGGCAACGCATATGTGCTGAAGAGCATTCTTCACGACTGGGAGGACGCGCAGGCGACGGCCATTTTGCGGACGTGCCGTGTGGCGGTCGGGCCGAACGGGACGTTGTTGGTCATCGAGCGAGAGATCAACCCTCCGAACGAAGGGCCGATGGCCAAGTTCAGCGACCTGAACATGTTGGTGTCACCTGGAGGACGAGAGCGCACGCACGACGAGTGGGCAGCCCTCTTTGCCGCAGGCGGATTCCGATTGGTGGGCGCGACCCCGACCGAAGCCGGGCCGTGCGTCATCGAGGGCGTCCCGGCTTAG
- a CDS encoding aconitate hydratase — protein sequence MGETLTRKILKAHLVDGRLAAGEEIGIRVDEILIQDITGTAAVLHFEAMALERIRCKIACVYGDHNVLQVSEENTEDHVYLSTAARRYGMWWGKPGAGIGHQIHQEHFACPGDTALGADSHTPHIGGMGVYAMGAGGLDVAVAMGGGPYYFDTPSVVRVQLTGALRPWSTAKDVILEMLRRKTAKGGFGKVFEYVGPGIQHLNVQQRITICNMGAELGATTSVFPSDGVTRDYMRRIGREKDWREMLPDPDAGYDESMEIDLGTIEPLVALPSNPDKVVPISQAEGVKVDQVMVGSCTNGSYMDLQAVAKIVRGRKVHPDVTFFIHPSSRLDLELLAREGLLTDLIAAGVNVEAATCGACIGVGHVPAKGMKALRAINRNFKGRTGQKDDEVYLASSEVAAATAIAGVITDPRKLGIPAPGQHEPAGIDQDNSSLVPPAPEAEAPKVRVVKGDNIQVIPLKGALEATLRGEVLIALGDNISTDHIMPAGSQILRYRSNIPKLSDYVFNRVDPEFPTRAKAKKGGFIVGGSNYGQGSSREHAAIAPMYLGVVGVIVKDFARIHLANLINWGIVPMTFVDPADHGRVRQGDVLEVPGLRRQVESGADTVQVKNVTQGTAFPVALNLNTRERGYLLAGGKLAYTKAHPIH from the coding sequence ATGGGCGAGACTCTGACCCGGAAGATTCTGAAGGCACACCTCGTGGACGGCCGGTTGGCCGCGGGCGAGGAGATCGGGATTCGGGTGGATGAGATCCTGATCCAGGACATCACCGGGACCGCGGCGGTGCTGCACTTTGAGGCGATGGCTCTCGAGCGGATCCGGTGCAAGATCGCCTGCGTCTACGGCGACCACAACGTGCTGCAAGTGAGCGAGGAGAACACCGAGGACCACGTCTATCTCTCGACCGCGGCGCGCAGATACGGGATGTGGTGGGGCAAGCCGGGCGCCGGGATCGGCCACCAGATCCACCAGGAGCACTTCGCCTGTCCAGGCGACACCGCGCTGGGGGCGGACAGCCACACGCCGCACATCGGCGGGATGGGCGTCTATGCGATGGGGGCCGGCGGGCTGGACGTCGCGGTGGCGATGGGGGGCGGCCCCTATTACTTCGACACGCCGTCCGTCGTCCGGGTCCAGCTGACCGGGGCGCTTCGGCCGTGGTCGACGGCCAAGGACGTCATCCTCGAGATGCTGCGCCGGAAAACCGCGAAGGGCGGATTCGGCAAGGTCTTCGAGTACGTGGGGCCCGGGATTCAGCACCTCAACGTTCAGCAACGGATCACCATCTGCAACATGGGCGCGGAGCTGGGGGCGACCACCTCGGTCTTCCCCTCCGATGGGGTCACCCGGGACTATATGCGGCGGATCGGGCGGGAGAAGGACTGGCGGGAGATGCTGCCGGATCCGGACGCCGGATACGACGAGTCGATGGAGATCGATCTCGGCACGATCGAGCCGCTGGTGGCGCTCCCCAGCAACCCGGACAAGGTCGTCCCCATCTCCCAGGCCGAGGGGGTGAAGGTGGACCAGGTGATGGTGGGGTCCTGTACCAACGGCTCGTACATGGACCTCCAGGCCGTGGCCAAGATCGTCAGGGGGCGCAAGGTCCACCCCGACGTCACCTTCTTCATCCATCCCAGCAGCCGTCTGGACCTCGAACTGCTGGCCCGAGAGGGGTTGCTGACGGACCTCATCGCCGCCGGCGTGAACGTCGAGGCGGCCACCTGCGGGGCCTGCATCGGGGTGGGGCATGTGCCGGCGAAGGGCATGAAGGCGCTGCGCGCCATCAACCGGAACTTCAAGGGGCGGACCGGCCAGAAAGACGACGAGGTCTACCTCGCGTCGAGCGAGGTTGCCGCGGCCACGGCGATCGCCGGCGTGATCACCGATCCTCGGAAGCTGGGGATCCCCGCGCCGGGACAGCACGAACCGGCGGGGATCGACCAGGACAACAGCAGCCTCGTCCCTCCCGCCCCGGAGGCGGAGGCGCCGAAGGTCAGGGTGGTCAAGGGCGACAACATCCAGGTGATCCCGCTGAAGGGCGCGCTCGAGGCGACGCTTCGCGGCGAGGTGCTGATCGCGCTCGGCGACAACATCAGCACCGACCACATCATGCCGGCGGGCTCGCAGATCCTCCGCTACCGCTCGAACATTCCCAAGCTCTCCGACTACGTCTTCAACCGCGTCGACCCCGAGTTCCCGACCCGGGCCAAAGCCAAGAAGGGTGGGTTCATCGTCGGCGGCAGCAACTACGGGCAGGGCAGCAGCCGCGAGCACGCGGCGATCGCGCCGATGTACCTGGGGGTCGTGGGGGTGATCGTGAAGGACTTCGCCCGCATCCATCTGGCGAACTTGATCAACTGGGGAATCGTGCCCATGACGTTCGTCGATCCGGCCGACCACGGCCGGGTGCGGCAGGGCGATGTCCTCGAGGTCCCCGGCCTGCGCCGTCAGGTCGAGTCCGGCGCGGACACCGTCCAGGTGAAGAACGTCACCCAGGGTACCGCGTTTCCCGTCGCCCTCAACCTGAACACGCGGGAGCGCGGCTACCTGCTGGCTGGGGGAAAGCTCGCCTACACCAAGGCGCATCCAATCCACTAG
- a CDS encoding sugar phosphate isomerase/epimerase yields the protein MIAFSTGSLYTYGLARAAHLAADAGFDGLEIMVDDRWDTQDAAYLTELARTVRIPILSLHAPFRPGPDGRRDEVERLTRTVDLARAVGARTVVVHPPVRYRWVTLRYPPYLNVSVLTPFRQVTRYHRWLRGELDAYGAGIGITVAVENMPRHRLGFRTVNLFDLNEIRDLRHFPALTLDTTHIGTWGVDLLDTYQVLADRVTHVHLSNYNGRQHRLPDDGSLALGPFLRALHRHGFAGAIVVELDPDSAGAGDDARVRERLGRAIGFCRQHFG from the coding sequence ATGATTGCGTTCTCGACCGGATCGCTGTATACGTACGGGCTCGCCCGGGCGGCACACCTGGCGGCGGACGCGGGGTTCGACGGCTTGGAGATCATGGTCGACGACCGCTGGGACACCCAGGACGCGGCGTACCTGACGGAACTCGCACGCACCGTGCGGATTCCGATCTTGAGTCTCCACGCGCCGTTCCGGCCGGGGCCGGACGGCAGAAGGGACGAGGTCGAGCGCCTGACCCGGACCGTGGATCTCGCCCGCGCGGTCGGCGCCCGCACGGTGGTGGTGCATCCGCCCGTGCGCTATCGATGGGTGACGCTGCGCTATCCGCCCTACCTTAACGTGTCTGTGCTCACCCCGTTCAGGCAGGTGACCCGCTACCACCGGTGGCTGCGAGGCGAGCTGGACGCCTATGGCGCCGGGATCGGGATCACCGTCGCGGTGGAAAACATGCCGCGCCACCGGCTGGGGTTCCGGACCGTCAACCTGTTCGACCTGAATGAGATCCGCGACCTCCGGCACTTCCCCGCGCTGACGCTGGACACGACCCACATCGGAACCTGGGGGGTCGATCTGCTCGATACCTATCAAGTGCTCGCCGATCGCGTGACCCACGTCCACCTCTCCAACTACAACGGACGGCAGCACCGCCTCCCGGACGACGGGTCGCTGGCGCTGGGGCCCTTTCTCCGCGCGCTCCACCGGCATGGGTTCGCGGGGGCGATCGTGGTCGAGCTCGACCCCGATTCGGCGGGGGCCGGGGACGACGCGCGCGTCCGGGAGCGGCTGGGCCGGGCGATCGGATTCTGCCGGCAGCATTTCGGATAA
- a CDS encoding DUF1028 domain-containing protein: MRPDRLVATFSIVARDPAVDEWGIAVQSRFLAVGAVVPWAQAGVGGVATQAWANVAYGPAALRWLRDGLSAADVVDRLVAADEGRDHRQLGVVDAQGGSAAWTGPRCFRWAGHRSGVNYTCQGNILAGEAVILAMEDSFLGSRGPLSHRLVAALRAGQQAGGDSRGQQSAALLVVREGGGYGGSTDRAVDLRVDDHASPIDELDRLLALHRVFFSPATAQLTRAAGNVVREMQEILTKQGYYHGPISAEYDAATRAAFKQFCHMENFEARYREDEFVDREVLTFMRGRYGDA, translated from the coding sequence ATGCGACCGGACCGGCTGGTAGCGACGTTCAGCATCGTGGCGCGCGATCCCGCGGTCGACGAGTGGGGGATCGCGGTGCAGAGCCGATTCCTCGCCGTCGGCGCCGTGGTCCCCTGGGCGCAGGCGGGGGTGGGGGGCGTGGCCACCCAGGCCTGGGCCAACGTGGCGTACGGCCCGGCGGCCCTAAGGTGGCTCCGCGACGGCCTCTCCGCTGCGGATGTGGTCGACCGCCTCGTCGCCGCGGACGAAGGTCGGGATCACCGTCAACTGGGCGTGGTGGACGCCCAAGGTGGGTCGGCGGCCTGGACCGGTCCCCGCTGCTTCCGTTGGGCCGGCCACCGCAGCGGCGTCAACTACACTTGCCAGGGGAACATCCTGGCCGGGGAGGCGGTTATCCTCGCCATGGAGGACTCGTTTCTCGGGTCGCGCGGCCCGTTGTCCCATCGGCTCGTCGCCGCGCTGCGGGCCGGGCAGCAGGCGGGCGGCGACAGCCGCGGTCAGCAGTCGGCGGCGCTGCTGGTCGTGCGCGAAGGAGGCGGGTACGGGGGGTCGACCGATCGGGCGGTCGACCTGCGGGTCGACGACCACGCGTCGCCGATCGACGAGCTCGACCGCCTGCTCGCCCTCCACCGGGTGTTCTTCTCGCCCGCCACCGCCCAGTTGACGCGCGCGGCCGGCAACGTCGTGCGGGAGATGCAGGAGATCTTGACGAAGCAGGGCTACTATCACGGTCCGATCTCCGCCGAGTACGACGCGGCGACCCGCGCCGCGTTCAAGCAGTTCTGTCACATGGAAAACTTCGAAGCGCGCTACCGGGAGGATGAGTTTGTGGACCGCGAGGTGCTGACCTTTATGCGGGGCCGGTACGGCGATGCCTGA
- a CDS encoding uroporphyrinogen decarboxylase family protein, with the protein MNHREIVESAVRGERPERIPIALWRHFPGDDQRAEKLAQAHLAFYKQYDVDILKVTPASGYYGDDWGLRAGYKPNREGVRTYGDRPIKKATDWERLRRLDVSQGAYGREAQAIRMVSEAVGAEVHVLETVFSPLSIARTLAGEHASVRYLREDPEALHSGLQVIAEVTRDFVRGVMAAGADGIFFSTQMATTDLLTREEYEEFGRPYDLMVLEAATTGLVFLHIHGVHIMFDLFPDYPVHVINWHARETPPKIADARAEIASTCLACGIDAWNTLAKGTPDAVAREVQDAIAQTGGRGHIVTTGCVMPIDTPEANIRAAIAAARDA; encoded by the coding sequence ATGAACCACCGCGAGATTGTCGAATCCGCCGTGCGCGGTGAACGGCCGGAACGGATTCCCATCGCGCTGTGGCGTCATTTCCCCGGCGATGACCAACGGGCCGAGAAGCTGGCGCAGGCCCACCTCGCGTTTTACAAACAGTACGACGTCGACATCCTCAAGGTGACCCCGGCGAGCGGGTACTACGGCGACGACTGGGGGCTCCGCGCCGGCTACAAGCCGAACCGGGAGGGGGTCCGCACGTACGGGGACCGCCCGATCAAGAAGGCCACGGATTGGGAGCGGCTGCGCCGACTTGACGTGAGCCAGGGCGCCTACGGCCGCGAGGCGCAGGCGATCCGCATGGTCAGCGAGGCGGTGGGCGCGGAAGTGCACGTGCTCGAGACGGTGTTCAGCCCCCTGTCCATCGCGCGGACGCTGGCCGGGGAGCACGCCAGCGTCCGCTACCTGCGCGAGGATCCCGAGGCGCTGCACAGCGGATTGCAGGTGATCGCGGAGGTCACCCGTGATTTTGTCCGCGGGGTGATGGCGGCGGGGGCGGATGGAATTTTCTTCAGCACGCAGATGGCGACGACCGATCTCCTCACCCGTGAGGAGTACGAGGAGTTTGGCCGGCCGTACGATCTGATGGTGCTCGAGGCCGCGACGACCGGGCTCGTCTTCCTGCACATCCACGGCGTCCACATCATGTTTGATCTCTTCCCCGACTATCCCGTCCATGTCATCAACTGGCACGCGCGCGAGACGCCTCCCAAGATCGCTGACGCCCGCGCCGAGATCGCCTCGACGTGCCTGGCGTGTGGCATCGACGCATGGAACACCCTGGCCAAAGGTACCCCGGATGCCGTGGCGCGGGAGGTCCAGGATGCCATCGCCCAAACGGGAGGACGTGGGCACATCGTGACGACGGGCTGCGTGATGCCGATCGATACCCCGGAGGCGAACATCCGGGCCGCGATCGCGGCCGCGCGAGACGCCTGA
- a CDS encoding ABC transporter permease — protein sequence MIRFIARRLLQTIPVLFFVSVIIFVLINLVPGDAARLFLGEEAPPDALAALRHEMGLDRPLYVQYLRWVGGMLRGDFGHSFKDNRKVLATVLQKVPVTGELTAGALIIAWTIAIPAGVLAAWRRRTAVDYSVSAAALTGLSLPTFWLGIMLIYLFAVHLRWLPASGYVSFTQDPARNLKTIVMPAFVLGVVLAAVVMRQLRSSMLEVLNADYVRTASAKGLGGRVVLIRHALRNALIPVITVMGIQMGTLLGGAVITETIFSLPGLGRLALESIYGRDYPMLEGVVLFSAFSILLINLLVDIVYSLIDPRIKLAGGRT from the coding sequence GTGATCCGGTTCATCGCCCGCCGGCTCCTCCAGACGATCCCCGTGCTGTTCTTCGTCAGCGTCATCATCTTCGTGCTCATCAACCTGGTGCCGGGCGACGCCGCCCGGCTCTTCCTCGGAGAGGAGGCACCCCCCGACGCCCTCGCCGCGCTGCGCCACGAGATGGGACTCGACCGCCCCCTCTACGTGCAGTACCTCCGCTGGGTGGGGGGGATGCTGCGCGGCGATTTCGGCCATTCCTTCAAGGACAACCGGAAGGTCCTCGCGACGGTCCTTCAGAAGGTGCCGGTGACCGGGGAGCTCACGGCCGGGGCATTGATCATCGCGTGGACGATCGCGATCCCGGCCGGGGTGCTCGCGGCGTGGCGGCGGCGGACCGCCGTGGACTACTCCGTCTCCGCGGCGGCGCTGACGGGGCTCAGCCTCCCGACCTTCTGGCTCGGGATCATGCTCATCTACCTGTTCGCCGTGCACCTGCGCTGGCTCCCCGCCTCCGGATACGTCTCCTTCACCCAGGATCCCGCCCGCAACCTCAAGACGATCGTGATGCCGGCGTTCGTCCTGGGGGTCGTGCTCGCCGCGGTGGTGATGCGGCAACTCAGGAGCAGCATGCTGGAGGTGCTGAACGCGGACTACGTCCGGACGGCGAGCGCCAAGGGGCTCGGCGGACGCGTGGTCCTCATCCGGCACGCCCTCAGGAACGCGCTGATACCCGTGATCACGGTGATGGGGATCCAGATGGGCACCCTCCTCGGCGGCGCGGTGATCACGGAGACGATCTTTTCCCTGCCGGGCCTGGGCCGGCTGGCGCTGGAGTCGATCTACGGGCGCGACTATCCGATGCTGGAAGGCGTGGTGCTGTTTAGCGCGTTCTCAATCCTCCTCATCAACCTGCTCGTGGACATCGTCTACTCGCTGATCGATCCGCGCATCAAGCTCGCCGGGGGGCGCACGTGA
- a CDS encoding ABC transporter substrate-binding protein, with product MRRWRAGWLGVAIVAALIVTASAQGRRGGTLRAALDRDPPNMDPHRSTAAVDRQVFQSLYDKLVDTDENLRVVPMLATVWTIAPDGKTVTFKLRTGVKFQDGTPFDAGAVTYNFERMQDPKFPSARRSEIGPIQQVTAVDPTTVQISLERPYSPLLYVLTDRAGMMVSPTAARKEGANFALHPVGAGPFRFVEKIPQDHITLERNPDYWEGGLPLLDRIVYRPIVDDNARVANLKSGDVDIINVVPLPQIKQLAEEAKQPAARFRLLERGAFQWYGVWLNVTKPPFDNKLLRQALNATINRNALASVVLQGAAYPAFSFFPNGTPAHDPAWKIPPRNLPLAREKLQAAGHPGGFAFTLLALPGQTDQELAQAIQSMAAEAGIEAKIQIIEFGAMLDTMAHLQHQAGQIGWSGRPDPDFDVFPFVTESGIGSFNYAGYVNPKVQELLDAARLLNDMGQRTRAYGEVTKILADDLPYLWTHFPKEYKLVSTRVHGFVQVPDGMMRFRTAWLSP from the coding sequence ATGCGCAGATGGAGGGCAGGGTGGCTCGGCGTGGCGATCGTGGCCGCGCTCATCGTCACTGCGTCCGCGCAGGGCAGGCGCGGGGGGACCCTGCGGGCCGCGCTGGACCGGGACCCCCCGAACATGGATCCCCACCGCTCGACCGCGGCCGTCGACCGTCAGGTGTTCCAGAGCCTCTACGATAAGCTCGTGGACACCGACGAAAACCTCCGCGTCGTGCCGATGCTGGCGACGGTCTGGACGATCGCCCCGGACGGCAAAACCGTGACCTTTAAGCTCCGGACCGGCGTGAAGTTTCAGGACGGCACCCCGTTCGATGCCGGGGCGGTGACCTATAACTTCGAGCGGATGCAGGATCCGAAGTTCCCCTCCGCCCGGCGCAGCGAGATCGGCCCGATCCAACAGGTGACGGCCGTGGACCCCACCACGGTGCAGATCTCCCTGGAGCGCCCCTACAGCCCGCTGCTCTACGTCCTCACCGACCGCGCGGGGATGATGGTGTCCCCCACCGCGGCGCGGAAGGAGGGGGCGAACTTCGCCCTGCACCCCGTCGGCGCGGGACCGTTCAGGTTCGTGGAAAAGATCCCTCAAGACCACATCACGCTGGAGCGCAACCCCGACTACTGGGAGGGAGGCCTGCCCCTCCTCGACCGGATCGTCTACCGGCCGATCGTCGACGACAACGCCCGCGTCGCGAACCTGAAATCCGGCGACGTCGACATCATCAACGTCGTCCCGCTGCCGCAGATCAAGCAGCTGGCGGAGGAGGCCAAGCAGCCCGCCGCCCGGTTTCGGCTGCTCGAGCGCGGCGCGTTCCAGTGGTACGGCGTCTGGCTGAACGTGACCAAGCCGCCGTTCGACAACAAGCTCCTCCGCCAGGCGCTCAACGCGACGATCAATCGGAACGCGCTGGCGAGCGTCGTCCTGCAGGGGGCGGCGTACCCGGCGTTCTCGTTCTTCCCGAACGGGACGCCGGCGCACGACCCCGCGTGGAAGATCCCGCCCCGCAACCTCCCGCTGGCCCGGGAAAAACTCCAAGCCGCCGGCCATCCGGGGGGGTTCGCGTTTACGCTGCTGGCACTGCCGGGGCAGACCGATCAAGAGCTCGCCCAGGCGATTCAGTCGATGGCCGCCGAGGCCGGGATCGAAGCCAAGATCCAGATCATCGAGTTCGGTGCGATGCTGGATACGATGGCCCACCTGCAACACCAGGCCGGCCAGATTGGGTGGAGCGGGCGGCCCGATCCGGACTTCGACGTGTTTCCGTTCGTCACCGAGTCCGGCATCGGCTCATTCAACTACGCCGGGTACGTGAACCCGAAGGTGCAAGAACTGCTCGATGCCGCCCGGCTCCTCAACGACATGGGTCAGCGGACGCGGGCGTACGGTGAGGTGACGAAAATCCTCGCCGACGATCTTCCCTATCTCTGGACGCACTTCCCCAAGGAATACAAGCTGGTCTCCACCCGGGTGCACGGCTTCGTGCAGGTGCCCGATGGCATGATGCGCTTTCGGACCGCATGGCTCTCGCCATGA
- a CDS encoding threonine/serine dehydratase, with translation MPDDRWAGPIPTLHDVVRARRILAPHLPRTPLLHAPALDRLLGARVYVKCENVLPTGAFKVRGGINLLSSFGPEERRRGVITASTGNHGQSIAYAGRMLGIPVTIGAPLESNPLKIAAMRALGARVVLEGRDFDEAREWVERTAQAEGSRYVHSANEPLLIAGVGTASLEVMEELPEVDAILVPIGAGSGACGHCITAKAISPKVEVIGVQAELANPVYRSLKEGGMVSLDRMETFAEGIATRVPFALPITILRRHLDDIVLVSDDEMMDAILLLAEAARQTAEGAGAASLAAALRLGVRLQGKTVVLILSGGNIPLETLSGVYDADRVRRVAARLRRATPDGPGGDAPSTPDDRLRTTRVPGPASAGRTDR, from the coding sequence ATGCCTGACGACCGCTGGGCCGGACCGATCCCCACGCTGCACGACGTCGTTCGGGCGCGCCGGATCCTGGCGCCCCACCTGCCTCGGACGCCCCTCCTGCACGCGCCCGCGCTCGATCGGCTGCTCGGCGCGCGGGTCTACGTGAAGTGCGAGAACGTCCTGCCGACGGGCGCGTTCAAGGTGCGGGGCGGGATCAACCTCCTGAGCAGCTTCGGGCCGGAGGAGCGCCGGCGGGGGGTGATCACCGCCAGCACGGGGAACCACGGGCAGTCGATCGCCTACGCCGGACGGATGCTGGGGATCCCGGTCACCATCGGCGCGCCTCTGGAGAGCAACCCCCTCAAGATCGCCGCGATGCGCGCGCTGGGCGCGCGGGTGGTCCTCGAGGGGCGGGACTTCGACGAGGCACGCGAGTGGGTGGAGCGGACGGCGCAGGCCGAGGGGTCCCGGTACGTCCATTCCGCGAACGAGCCGCTGCTCATCGCCGGGGTGGGGACCGCCAGCCTCGAGGTGATGGAGGAGCTCCCCGAGGTTGACGCGATCCTGGTTCCGATCGGCGCCGGGAGCGGCGCGTGCGGCCACTGCATTACCGCGAAGGCGATCAGCCCGAAGGTGGAGGTGATCGGCGTGCAGGCCGAACTGGCCAACCCCGTCTACCGGTCCCTCAAAGAAGGGGGAATGGTCTCCCTGGATCGCATGGAGACCTTCGCCGAGGGGATCGCCACCCGGGTGCCGTTCGCCTTGCCGATCACGATCCTGCGACGCCATCTGGACGACATCGTGCTCGTCAGTGACGACGAGATGATGGATGCGATTCTCCTCCTGGCGGAGGCCGCGCGCCAGACCGCCGAGGGGGCCGGCGCGGCCAGCCTGGCCGCCGCCCTCCGGCTGGGGGTCCGCCTCCAGGGGAAGACGGTCGTGCTCATCTTGAGCGGCGGGAACATTCCCCTCGAGACGCTGAGCGGAGTGTACGATGCCGACCGTGTCCGGCGCGTCGCCGCGCGGCTGCGCCGCGCGACCCCCGACGGCCCGGGGGGCGATGCGCCGTCGACACCGGACGATCGACTTCGGACGACGCGGGTCCCGGGACCGGCGTCCGCTGGGAGGACGGATCGATGA